A stretch of Cynocephalus volans isolate mCynVol1 chromosome 9, mCynVol1.pri, whole genome shotgun sequence DNA encodes these proteins:
- the LOC134386519 gene encoding ral guanine nucleotide dissociation stimulator-like yields the protein MSPDATHRVWRLPAGTLKKRLKHLVPAALAGNCSYVHMFLLSYRDFTSPLQMVHLLFLRYGRMVHDCHGDGESLEQLKCAMSSILKIWLDFYSVDFYEPPAFYCLKSLLAYIHINMLGSEVERKADLLLANLKKLEHLEPSEAETEVPVSAQAEQQSQDLLPRSAPAPAPAPPPLPEPEPEPEEELDPEAEQDPEPKPEPEHDEDPELESEHFPFAPKVAYTNTKLICTIQFATCTSDSSPESLR from the exons ATGAGTCCGGATGCCACCCATAGGGTGTGGCGTCTCCCGGCAGGCACTCTGAAGAAGCGGTTgaagcacctggtgcccgctgccCTGGCTGGCAACTGCTCCTATGTGCACATGTTTCTGCTTAGTTACAGGGACTTTACCAGTCCCCTGCAGATggtgcacctgcttttcctcag gtatggacgCATGGTTcatgattgtcacggggatggcgaatccttggagcagctaaaatg tgccatgtcctccatcttaaagatctggctggattTCTATTCCGTTGATTTCTACGAGCCTCCTGCATTTTATTGTTTGAAGTCCCTGCTGGCCTACATACACATCAACATGCTGGGTTCggaggtggagcgcaaggctgatcttcttctcgCAAACCTgaagaagctggagcacctggagcccagtgaggcggagactgagg TTCCAgtttctgcccaggctgaacaacagTCCCAAGACCTACTGCCAcgttcagctccagctccagctccagctccacctccactgccagagccagagccagaacCAGAGGAAGAGCTAGATCCAGAGgcagagcaagatccagagcccaagccagagccagaGCACGACGAAGATCCTGAGCTAGAGTCAGAGCATTTTCCCTTCGCACCCAAAGTGGCTTACACCAATACCAAATTAATATGCACCATTCAGTTTGCCACATGTACTTCTGACTCATCTCCAGAGAGTCTTAGATAA